One Microbacter margulisiae genomic window carries:
- a CDS encoding NAD-dependent deacylase, with product MKRLVVLTGAGISAESGIRTFRDSGGLWESYRVEDVASPEGWATNPTLVLNFYAKRRAELLTASPNDGHKGLVRLEEFFKVDIITQNIDNLHEKAGSTHVLHLHGELNKVCSSCNPSYIITLPEEAPYIKLGDKCPLGCQLRPFVVWFGESVPAIEQAIDITQQADIFAIVGTSMNVYPAAGLIHYLSSGTPIYLIDPQPVETSKNQEIHFIQQPASLGIPILEDLLKSR from the coding sequence GGAATTCGCACCTTTCGTGATTCAGGTGGCTTATGGGAATCTTATCGTGTAGAAGATGTTGCCAGCCCTGAAGGTTGGGCTACAAACCCCACATTAGTGCTCAATTTTTATGCCAAACGAAGAGCAGAATTATTAACTGCCTCGCCTAATGATGGGCACAAAGGCTTGGTTCGACTCGAAGAATTCTTCAAAGTTGACATTATTACGCAAAACATCGATAATTTGCATGAAAAAGCAGGGAGCACACATGTTCTGCACCTTCATGGAGAATTAAATAAAGTTTGCTCATCCTGCAATCCATCTTATATCATTACATTACCAGAAGAAGCACCATATATCAAATTAGGAGACAAATGCCCGCTTGGATGTCAATTACGTCCTTTTGTGGTTTGGTTCGGAGAGTCAGTTCCGGCCATAGAACAAGCGATAGACATAACACAACAGGCAGATATTTTTGCCATTGTAGGTACCTCAATGAATGTCTACCCAGCAGCAGGTCTGATTCATTATTTATCTTCGGGAACTCCAATTTATTTAATTGATCCACAGCCAGTAGAAACTTCAAAAAATCAGGAAATCCATTTCATACAGCAGCCAGCTTCCTTGGGGATACCTATCTTAGAAGACTTATTAAAATCAAGATAA
- a CDS encoding GumC family protein, producing the protein MQFQQPNQKSENQKEEIDIIELLFFYVTKWRYFVVVIAASLLLAFLYLKIAAPKYQVTGAILLRSDDKSDLASKLSQLGDFGLSLGKKQADDEIYVIKSERLIGKMIGQLGLQKQYYLKQGFKYQEQYPVSPISVSIPQSLQDSLLGTIEMYITRNNNVYKVNAVYNKDNKEDFSCIIHKIDGTYVTPWGNFTFHQNRSFKNGEKLKINIIPLPNQIESYEKLLSVTLARKESNVIDLSLVVANKQKGRDIINTMISLYNADALNDKSLMAARTAEFVEERLNKISVELSEVESQIEEYKMAHNIADIPDQTKIILASSNEYRKQLTTLEIQLNGVKWVEQQLKTPVDQYALIPSDLGIQDKGLVDIIGDYDVLLLQRLRLLQSTNERNPVLQQLETKIKMVQKNILSSVINIHSTLVIAKNSLIKKNEACLAQIDQIPVIERQYTEIKRQQEIKQNLYLFLLQKREENALSLAAAVTSTKIVDPAFVSPFPIFPKKKVILIVAFLLAIFLTIAYLYIYEIMHNKISSRKEIEKMTSLPILGEIGIFRGEERILIQEGDNSNFSEMFRMIRSNLSFLLAAKQGKRVLVTSSVSNEGKSVVAINLALAMAMLGKKTIIVGMDIRVPRLAEYTHMDVKAGVTDFLANSSASLEKLIFPSSLHPYLSILQSGVVPPNPTELLLTSRVEELFEQLDALFDYIIIDSAPVGLVADTLALNRIADAVVYVCRQDVTPKHSVQHLQNLVQEKHLSNVGVILNGVDMKSGYYRYGYGVVGYADKKKR; encoded by the coding sequence GTTATTGCAGCATCTTTGTTATTAGCTTTCCTATATTTAAAGATTGCAGCACCTAAATATCAAGTAACAGGAGCTATTTTATTAAGAAGTGATGATAAAAGTGATCTTGCATCAAAACTATCTCAATTAGGCGATTTTGGATTGTCCCTTGGGAAAAAACAAGCTGATGATGAGATTTATGTAATTAAATCAGAGCGGTTGATTGGTAAAATGATTGGACAACTTGGATTGCAAAAACAATATTATTTGAAGCAAGGTTTTAAGTATCAGGAACAATACCCTGTTTCTCCGATAAGTGTATCCATTCCACAATCACTACAAGATAGTTTATTGGGTACGATTGAGATGTATATTACCAGAAACAATAATGTTTATAAAGTAAATGCCGTTTATAACAAGGATAATAAAGAAGATTTTAGTTGTATCATTCATAAAATAGATGGAACATATGTAACGCCATGGGGCAATTTTACTTTTCATCAAAATCGATCTTTTAAAAATGGAGAAAAATTAAAGATCAATATTATTCCCTTACCTAACCAAATTGAATCATACGAGAAGTTGCTTTCTGTTACATTGGCACGTAAAGAATCGAATGTTATTGACCTTTCTCTTGTGGTTGCCAATAAACAAAAAGGGAGAGACATTATTAATACAATGATTTCATTGTATAATGCAGATGCTCTTAATGACAAAAGTTTAATGGCCGCCAGAACTGCTGAATTTGTAGAAGAGAGATTGAACAAAATTTCGGTAGAGTTATCTGAGGTGGAAAGTCAGATTGAAGAATATAAAATGGCTCATAATATCGCAGATATCCCAGATCAAACTAAGATTATTCTGGCTTCATCGAATGAGTATCGGAAACAACTTACAACATTAGAAATTCAGCTTAATGGAGTGAAGTGGGTAGAACAACAACTTAAAACGCCAGTGGATCAGTATGCTTTAATACCTTCTGATCTTGGTATTCAAGATAAAGGACTGGTTGATATTATTGGGGATTATGATGTTTTGTTGCTACAAAGATTAAGACTTTTGCAATCTACAAACGAAAGGAATCCTGTATTACAACAACTGGAGACAAAAATTAAGATGGTCCAAAAGAATATTTTATCCAGTGTTATAAATATTCATTCTACTTTAGTAATTGCCAAGAATAGTTTGATTAAAAAAAATGAGGCTTGTCTTGCTCAAATTGATCAAATTCCAGTTATTGAACGTCAATATACAGAAATAAAACGACAACAAGAGATAAAGCAGAATCTATATCTTTTCCTCCTACAGAAGAGAGAAGAAAATGCTCTTTCATTGGCTGCTGCTGTTACTTCAACTAAGATTGTTGATCCGGCTTTTGTATCTCCTTTCCCTATATTCCCTAAAAAGAAAGTAATTTTAATTGTAGCATTTCTACTAGCGATTTTTCTGACCATAGCTTATTTGTATATCTATGAGATAATGCATAACAAGATATCATCAAGGAAAGAAATTGAAAAGATGACATCTTTGCCTATTTTGGGTGAAATCGGGATATTTAGAGGTGAAGAGAGAATTCTGATTCAAGAAGGAGATAATTCCAACTTCTCAGAAATGTTCCGAATGATTCGGTCTAATTTAAGTTTTCTTTTGGCGGCTAAGCAGGGAAAACGAGTGCTTGTGACTTCTAGCGTGTCAAACGAAGGGAAAAGCGTGGTAGCTATTAATCTTGCTTTAGCAATGGCAATGCTTGGCAAGAAAACGATAATAGTTGGGATGGATATAAGAGTTCCTCGCTTAGCAGAATATACCCACATGGATGTAAAAGCAGGAGTTACTGATTTTTTGGCTAATTCATCTGCCTCTCTTGAAAAATTGATCTTTCCTTCATCATTGCATCCATATTTGTCGATTTTACAATCGGGAGTTGTACCACCAAATCCAACTGAATTGCTTTTAACTTCAAGAGTAGAAGAATTATTTGAACAATTAGATGCCTTATTTGATTATATTATTATTGATTCAGCTCCTGTTGGGCTAGTTGCCGATACGTTGGCATTAAACCGAATTGCTGATGCAGTAGTGTATGTTTGTAGGCAAGATGTTACTCCTAAGCATTCTGTACAACATTTACAGAACTTAGTTCAGGAGAAGCATCTTTCCAATGTAGGAGTTATTCTTAACGGCGTAGATATGAAATCTGGCTATTACCGATATGGTTATGGCGTGGTTGGGTATGCGGATAAAAAGAAAAGATGA